In one window of Bradyrhizobium sp. AZCC 1721 DNA:
- a CDS encoding Bug family tripartite tricarboxylate transporter substrate binding protein translates to MKITSKLLLSTTAFMLAGALPAIAAWQPQKPIEFVATAGPGGGTDNLARAVQSIVTKYKLTDQPVVVVNKGGGSGAEGYVYGKASAGDPYKVIFGTSNAWQQPLVSKVAFNYTDLTPIAAMAQDEFLLWVKQDAPYKTAGDFLKAAAATEFKMGGAQSKDTDEVLTRMIEKAARVKFTYIPFKSGAEAAVQLAGGHIDAHVNNPSESLGQWRGSTQRPLCAFSPKRLPQGPKVTTSEGWSDVPTCVEQGLAISQYEQPRTVWLPGKVSPEQAAFYVDLLKKVQATPEWKEYIERTSQVDTFLTGAAFDSFIKQDLEHVKQVAGEQGWLVK, encoded by the coding sequence ATGAAGATCACGTCAAAACTGCTGCTGTCCACGACGGCTTTCATGCTCGCGGGCGCGCTTCCGGCCATCGCGGCCTGGCAGCCGCAGAAGCCGATCGAGTTCGTCGCTACCGCGGGGCCGGGCGGCGGCACTGACAATCTTGCGCGCGCCGTCCAGAGCATCGTCACCAAATACAAACTGACCGACCAGCCGGTCGTGGTCGTCAACAAGGGCGGCGGCAGCGGGGCGGAAGGCTATGTCTACGGCAAGGCGTCCGCCGGCGATCCCTACAAGGTGATCTTCGGTACCTCGAACGCGTGGCAGCAACCGCTCGTCTCCAAGGTTGCCTTCAACTACACCGATCTCACCCCGATTGCCGCGATGGCGCAGGACGAGTTCCTGCTGTGGGTGAAACAGGACGCGCCCTACAAGACGGCGGGCGACTTTCTCAAGGCGGCGGCCGCGACCGAGTTCAAGATGGGCGGCGCGCAGTCCAAGGACACCGACGAGGTGCTGACGCGGATGATCGAGAAGGCGGCCCGCGTCAAATTCACCTACATCCCCTTCAAGAGCGGTGCTGAGGCTGCCGTGCAACTGGCCGGCGGCCATATCGATGCCCACGTCAACAATCCCTCCGAGAGCCTTGGGCAATGGCGCGGTAGCACCCAGCGCCCGCTCTGCGCGTTCAGCCCGAAGCGGTTGCCGCAGGGACCGAAGGTCACGACGTCAGAAGGCTGGAGCGACGTGCCGACCTGCGTCGAGCAGGGGCTTGCGATTTCGCAATATGAGCAGCCGCGCACGGTGTGGCTGCCCGGCAAGGTCAGCCCGGAGCAGGCGGCGTTCTACGTCGACCTATTGAAGAAGGTGCAGGCGACGCCCGAGTGGAAGGAATACATCGAAAGGACCTCGCAGGTTGATACCTTCCTGACCGGCGCTGCGTTCGACAGTTTCATCAAGCAGGACCTCGAACATGTAAAGCAGGTCGCGGGCGAACAGGGCTGGCTGGTGAAGTAG
- a CDS encoding tripartite tricarboxylate transporter TctB family protein → MISRRALEIAAAALTGIFGVVVVVSSIDNGIGWSSAGVDAGTFPFLTGIIIVLGSLYNMGQGAMGRGTLAVVRTAITPSELRRLAGLFVPAAIFVAVIPMVGMYLASAGYVFAVLALPKRQSVLRALVIAAATPLALYVVFERMFQVSLPHGAVATAFGF, encoded by the coding sequence ATGATATCACGACGCGCGCTCGAGATAGCCGCCGCGGCGCTGACCGGAATCTTTGGCGTCGTTGTCGTTGTTTCCAGCATCGACAACGGCATCGGCTGGTCGAGCGCCGGCGTCGACGCCGGTACGTTTCCGTTCCTGACCGGCATCATCATCGTGCTCGGCAGCCTTTACAACATGGGGCAGGGCGCCATGGGGCGCGGCACCCTCGCAGTGGTCAGGACAGCCATCACGCCATCCGAGTTGCGCCGCCTCGCGGGCTTGTTCGTTCCAGCCGCGATTTTCGTCGCCGTCATTCCAATGGTTGGAATGTATCTCGCCTCGGCGGGCTACGTTTTTGCGGTCCTGGCGTTGCCGAAACGGCAATCGGTCTTGCGCGCGCTTGTCATCGCCGCGGCAACGCCGCTTGCGCTTTACGTCGTGTTCGAGCGCATGTTCCAGGTGTCGCTGCCGCACGGCGCGGTCGCCACAGCGTTCGGTTTCTGA
- a CDS encoding tripartite tricarboxylate transporter permease: MENLQSLLHGFTIAVTVPHLTLMVIGVLLGILVGVLPGLGAPNGVSLLLPLTFGMQPVSAIILLSSMYWGALFGGSVTSILFNIPGEPSSVATTFDGYPMARDGRPTTALATAFGSAAFGALVGVVLITFLASWVAQVALAFGPPEYFAVYFLAFASFVGMGGAAPIKTVVALAIGFAIAAIGIDTVSGSVRLTMGIDELVKGVSFVVAVMGLFGIGELLIAVEEEFQARAVSSRVDWKEVFRALGRLPQHGIALLRSAAIGCWMGITPGGPTAASFMSYGIAKRFSRNGARFGTGEAEGIVAPETADHAAGTSALLPMLSLGIPGSATAAVMMGGLMIWGLNPGPMLFVDQKDFVWGLIASMYVGNIVAVALVLLTVPVFAALMRIPFAVIAPLIVIICVVGAYSVSNSYLDVVLMLGFGVVGYLFKKLHYPLAPLVLAIVIGDKAEDAFRQAMLMSKGSLGIFFANRLVTTLVLAGMALLLLPLALQIVRLLRKPDEAADEKVRTI, from the coding sequence ATGGAAAACCTTCAATCGCTGCTGCACGGTTTCACCATCGCGGTCACCGTTCCGCACCTGACGCTGATGGTGATCGGCGTTCTGCTCGGCATTCTCGTCGGCGTTCTGCCCGGTCTTGGTGCGCCAAACGGAGTGTCGCTATTGCTGCCGCTGACCTTCGGCATGCAGCCGGTGTCGGCGATCATCCTGCTTTCGAGCATGTATTGGGGCGCGCTGTTCGGCGGCTCGGTGACGTCGATCCTGTTCAACATCCCGGGCGAACCTTCGTCGGTCGCCACCACATTCGACGGCTATCCGATGGCGCGCGACGGCAGGCCGACGACGGCGCTGGCCACCGCTTTCGGCTCGGCGGCGTTCGGCGCGCTTGTCGGCGTGGTCCTGATTACGTTTCTGGCGTCGTGGGTGGCGCAGGTGGCGCTCGCCTTCGGACCGCCCGAATACTTCGCGGTCTATTTCCTCGCCTTCGCCAGTTTCGTCGGCATGGGCGGTGCGGCGCCGATCAAGACGGTGGTGGCGCTCGCGATCGGCTTTGCCATCGCCGCGATCGGTATCGATACGGTCTCGGGCAGCGTGCGGCTCACCATGGGTATCGACGAGCTGGTGAAGGGCGTCAGCTTCGTCGTTGCCGTGATGGGGCTGTTTGGTATCGGCGAGTTGCTGATTGCGGTGGAGGAGGAGTTTCAGGCCCGCGCGGTATCGTCGAGGGTGGATTGGAAGGAAGTCTTCCGGGCGCTCGGCCGTCTGCCGCAGCACGGCATTGCGTTGCTGCGCAGCGCCGCCATCGGCTGCTGGATGGGCATTACACCGGGTGGTCCAACCGCGGCTTCCTTCATGAGCTATGGTATCGCCAAGCGCTTCTCGCGCAATGGCGCGCGTTTCGGCACCGGCGAGGCCGAGGGCATCGTCGCGCCGGAGACCGCCGACCACGCCGCCGGCACCAGCGCGCTATTGCCGATGCTTTCGCTCGGCATTCCCGGCTCGGCTACGGCCGCTGTCATGATGGGCGGGCTGATGATCTGGGGATTGAATCCCGGACCGATGCTATTCGTCGACCAGAAGGATTTCGTCTGGGGACTGATCGCCTCAATGTATGTCGGCAACATCGTTGCGGTTGCGCTCGTGCTGCTCACCGTTCCCGTGTTCGCCGCCCTGATGCGCATTCCCTTCGCCGTCATCGCTCCCCTGATCGTCATCATCTGCGTGGTGGGCGCCTATTCGGTCTCGAACTCCTATCTCGACGTCGTCCTGATGCTCGGCTTCGGTGTCGTCGGCTATCTCTTCAAGAAGCTGCACTATCCGTTGGCGCCGTTGGTGCTTGCGATCGTGATCGGCGACAAGGCTGAGGACGCGTTCCGGCAGGCCATGCTGATGTCGAAGGGATCGCTCGGGATATTCTTTGCAAACCGGCTGGTGACGACTCTCGTTCTGGCCGGGATGGCGTTGCTACTGCTTCCGCTCGCCCTGCAGATTGTGCGTCTGCTGCGAAAGCCGGACGAAGCCGCTGATGAAAAGGTGAGGACCATATGA
- a CDS encoding 4-hydroxythreonine-4-phosphate dehydrogenase PdxA encodes MKLHSPGKPVIALAMGDPAGISPELTAKLACLDEILSRARLIVIGDRRVFDEGARVAGVRTDLPNVAPSADPRSIGSDAAFMDLGHLDSATVERGVASQAGGAFALENYRRALTLARDGQADAVCFTPFNKKAMRLARAEYDDEIAFSAEVAGLKTPASEFNVLDRLWNARVTSHIALKDVASRLSVERIHRALKLTDACMRQAGFAEPRIAVAGLNPHAGDGGNFGREEIDVIEPAVMAGRAEGIAAEGPFPADTVFLRAKNGAFDAVLTMYHDQGQIAMKLMGFDRGVTILGGFPFPICTPAHGTAYDIAGQGVASVGASRAALLLAAEMADTAGLRNRAA; translated from the coding sequence ATGAAGCTGCATAGCCCCGGCAAGCCGGTGATCGCGCTGGCGATGGGAGATCCCGCCGGTATCAGCCCGGAGCTGACCGCAAAACTCGCCTGCCTCGATGAAATCCTCTCCCGCGCACGCCTGATCGTGATCGGAGACCGCCGCGTTTTCGACGAAGGCGCGCGCGTGGCCGGCGTCAGGACGGACCTGCCAAATGTAGCGCCATCGGCGGACCCGCGATCAATCGGCAGTGACGCCGCTTTTATGGACCTTGGGCATCTCGATTCCGCGACCGTCGAGCGTGGTGTCGCGAGCCAGGCCGGTGGCGCGTTCGCGCTGGAGAATTATCGTCGCGCGCTCACGCTGGCGCGTGACGGGCAGGCCGACGCCGTCTGCTTCACGCCGTTCAACAAGAAGGCGATGCGGCTCGCGCGCGCGGAGTATGACGACGAGATCGCGTTCTCCGCCGAGGTCGCCGGCCTGAAAACGCCAGCCAGCGAATTCAACGTGCTCGACAGGCTCTGGAATGCCCGCGTCACCTCGCACATCGCGCTCAAGGATGTGGCCTCGCGCCTCTCCGTCGAACGTATTCATCGCGCGCTGAAACTGACCGATGCCTGCATGCGACAGGCCGGCTTTGCCGAGCCCCGTATCGCGGTGGCTGGTCTCAACCCGCATGCCGGTGACGGCGGCAATTTCGGCCGCGAGGAGATCGATGTGATCGAACCTGCTGTCATGGCCGGCCGGGCCGAAGGAATAGCGGCGGAAGGGCCGTTTCCGGCCGATACGGTTTTCCTGCGCGCCAAGAACGGGGCCTTCGATGCGGTGCTGACGATGTACCACGACCAGGGCCAGATCGCGATGAAGCTGATGGGCTTCGATCGCGGAGTGACAATTCTCGGCGGCTTCCCGTTTCCGATCTGCACGCCGGCGCATGGCACGGCCTATGACATCGCCGGCCAAGGCGTCGCCTCGGTTGGCGCCAGCCGCGCGGCTTTGTTGCTCGCGGCTGAGATGGCTGATACGGCCGGGTTGCGAAATCGGGCGGCGTGA
- the thrS gene encoding threonine--tRNA ligase: MDDLDHRNLGVKLKLWHLQEDAPGMVFWHPRGYAVYRVLEDYVRRKMRQAGYAEVRTPQLLPKEFWGRSGHWDKFGEHMFRVDDGEQAMALKPMSCPCHVQIFNKGLRSWRELPIRYAEFGACHRNEPSGSLHGIMRTRAFDQDDAHVFCREQDVEGEVACFIALLDEVYRELGFPDYEVALATRPAVRAGDDATWDWSEAKLGDAARRCGLVPQINPGEGAFYGPKLEFALRDRLGRSWQCGTVQVDGVLPQRLEASYVAPDGSRARPLMIHHAIFGSLGRMIAILLEHHGGVLPFWLSPDQVAVAPISKDQAGYGADVLAAFEDAGIRAVACDGADTLSRRIVAAHEMAVPVMAIVGGREMRDGRVSLRERDGSQADVPLAEAVSRLQARARPGALVAEALYARAYGFTP, translated from the coding sequence ATGGACGATCTCGACCACAGAAATCTCGGCGTGAAGCTCAAACTCTGGCACCTTCAGGAAGATGCGCCGGGCATGGTGTTCTGGCATCCGCGCGGCTACGCGGTCTACCGGGTGCTGGAGGATTATGTCCGGCGCAAGATGCGCCAGGCCGGCTATGCCGAGGTCCGGACACCGCAGCTTCTGCCAAAGGAGTTCTGGGGCCGCAGCGGGCACTGGGACAAGTTCGGCGAGCACATGTTTCGGGTCGACGACGGCGAGCAGGCGATGGCGCTGAAACCAATGTCGTGCCCGTGCCACGTGCAGATCTTCAACAAGGGGCTGCGCTCGTGGCGGGAGCTTCCGATCCGCTATGCCGAGTTCGGCGCCTGCCACCGCAATGAGCCTTCCGGTTCGCTCCACGGCATCATGCGGACGCGCGCCTTCGATCAAGACGACGCGCATGTGTTCTGCCGCGAGCAGGACGTGGAGGGCGAAGTCGCGTGCTTCATCGCCCTGCTGGACGAGGTCTACCGGGAACTCGGTTTTCCCGACTACGAGGTGGCGCTGGCGACGCGGCCGGCGGTGCGTGCCGGCGACGACGCGACCTGGGACTGGTCGGAAGCGAAGCTCGGCGATGCCGCGCGGCGCTGCGGCCTCGTGCCTCAAATCAACCCCGGCGAAGGTGCGTTCTACGGACCGAAGCTGGAATTCGCGCTGCGCGATCGGCTGGGACGATCCTGGCAGTGCGGCACCGTGCAGGTCGACGGCGTGCTGCCGCAGCGGCTCGAGGCGTCCTACGTCGCCCCCGACGGCAGCCGCGCGAGGCCCCTGATGATCCACCACGCCATCTTCGGATCGCTCGGCCGCATGATCGCGATCCTGCTCGAGCACCACGGCGGCGTGCTTCCCTTCTGGCTGTCGCCAGACCAGGTCGCGGTCGCGCCGATCTCGAAAGACCAGGCCGGATACGGCGCGGACGTTCTGGCGGCGTTCGAGGATGCCGGAATCCGGGCCGTTGCCTGTGACGGCGCCGATACCCTTTCGCGGCGCATCGTGGCGGCCCATGAAATGGCAGTGCCGGTGATGGCTATCGTCGGCGGGCGCGAGATGAGGGACGGCCGGGTGAGCCTGCGCGAGCGCGACGGCTCACAGGCCGACGTTCCGCTGGCCGAGGCGGTGTCCCGCCTGCAGGCGAGGGCGCGACCGGGCGCCCTTGTGGCTGAAGCCTTGTACGCTCGAGCTTATGGCTTCACGCCCTAG
- the metC gene encoding cystathionine beta-lyase gives MSFSHDGPSNPQKPETRLVTAGRDTKGQRGFVNPAVYRGSTVLYPTAEDLHAHRAEFSYGRHGTPTTLALQDVLMSLEGPQCAGVGLAPSGLAAITTALLSVLKAGDHLLVTDNVYRPSRNFCNGMLARYGVEVGYFDPLVGAGIEKLFKPNTRAVLVEAPGSQSFEMSDIPAIAEVAHAKGALVIDDNTWATPLFHRSLDQGVDISMQAATKYVGGHSDIMFGTISANAKAWPLLTEGIRLLGVCAGPDDVFLALRGTRTLSVRLAQHYRSGLEMARWLAGRPEVLQVLHPALESHPGHAIWKRDFTGASGLFSIVLKPVPQKAVDALLDAVRLFGMGYSWGGFESLIIPFDCDPYRTATKWSPGGPTLRLHIGLENVDDLKADLDRGFAALKAAT, from the coding sequence ATGAGCTTTTCGCACGACGGTCCGTCCAACCCGCAAAAACCCGAAACCAGACTGGTCACCGCCGGCCGCGACACCAAAGGACAAAGGGGTTTCGTCAATCCAGCGGTATACCGCGGATCGACCGTGCTCTACCCGACCGCCGAGGACCTGCACGCCCACCGCGCCGAATTCTCCTACGGACGTCACGGCACCCCGACCACACTGGCGCTGCAGGACGTGCTGATGTCACTGGAGGGCCCGCAGTGCGCGGGCGTGGGCCTCGCGCCATCAGGACTTGCCGCAATCACCACCGCACTCCTGTCGGTCTTGAAGGCCGGCGATCATCTGCTGGTGACCGATAATGTCTACCGGCCGTCGCGCAACTTCTGCAACGGCATGCTGGCCCGTTACGGCGTCGAGGTCGGCTATTTCGATCCGCTGGTCGGCGCCGGGATCGAGAAACTGTTCAAACCGAACACCAGGGCGGTGCTGGTCGAGGCGCCCGGCTCGCAGTCGTTTGAAATGAGCGACATTCCCGCCATCGCCGAAGTCGCGCATGCCAAGGGCGCGCTCGTCATCGACGACAACACCTGGGCGACGCCACTGTTTCACCGCTCGCTCGACCAGGGCGTCGATATCAGCATGCAGGCCGCCACCAAATATGTCGGCGGCCATTCCGACATCATGTTCGGCACGATTTCGGCGAATGCAAAAGCCTGGCCGCTGCTCACCGAGGGTATCCGCCTGCTCGGCGTCTGCGCCGGACCGGACGACGTATTCCTGGCGCTGCGCGGCACCCGCACGCTTTCGGTGCGGCTCGCGCAACATTACCGCTCGGGCCTGGAAATGGCGCGCTGGCTCGCCGGCCGCCCCGAGGTCCTGCAGGTCTTGCATCCGGCGCTCGAAAGCCATCCCGGCCACGCGATCTGGAAGCGCGACTTCACCGGCGCCTCCGGCCTGTTCAGCATCGTGCTGAAGCCGGTACCGCAGAAGGCGGTCGATGCCCTGCTCGACGCCGTCAGGCTGTTCGGCATGGGCTATTCGTGGGGCGGCTTCGAAAGCCTCATCATCCCGTTCGACTGCGATCCCTACCGCACGGCGACCAAATGGTCCCCCGGCGGGCCGACGTTGCGGCTCCACATCGGCCTGGAGAATGTCGACGACCTCAAGGCCGATCTCGATCGCGGTTTTGCGGCATTGAAGGCGGCCACCTAG
- a CDS encoding amino acid ABC transporter substrate-binding protein: MKRVSLVVTLALAAGLSAQAASAQTLKTVKDRGMLSCGVSQGLPGFSTPDDKGNWTGLDVDICRAIAAAIFNDATKIKFVPLSAKDRFTALQSGEIDVLSRNTTWTLSRDTSLGANFTGVTYYDGQGFLVKKSLKVNSALELNSASVCVQTGTTTEQNLADYFKGNNMKYEVIAFATADETIKAYESGRCDVFTSDVSQLYAERLKVANPAEHVVLPEVISKEPLGPMVRHGDDQWFDIVKWTLYAMVGAEELGLTQKNVDEMAKSDKPEVKRAVGTDGNLGEQLGLTKDWMVRVVKAVGNYGESFERNVGSGSKLGIARGLNNLWSKGGIQYAPPIR, from the coding sequence ATGAAACGCGTATCTCTGGTTGTTACCCTTGCCCTTGCCGCCGGCCTCTCGGCCCAGGCCGCCTCGGCGCAAACCCTCAAGACGGTCAAGGACCGGGGCATGCTGTCCTGTGGGGTCAGCCAGGGCCTGCCGGGCTTCTCGACGCCGGACGACAAGGGTAACTGGACCGGGCTCGACGTCGACATCTGCCGGGCGATAGCGGCTGCCATTTTCAACGACGCGACCAAGATCAAGTTCGTCCCGCTCTCGGCCAAGGACCGTTTCACCGCGCTGCAGTCGGGCGAGATCGACGTGCTGTCCCGCAACACCACCTGGACGCTGTCGCGCGATACTTCGCTGGGCGCCAACTTCACCGGTGTTACCTATTATGACGGCCAAGGCTTCCTGGTGAAGAAGTCGCTGAAGGTGAATTCGGCGCTGGAGCTCAACAGTGCGTCGGTTTGCGTGCAGACCGGCACCACGACCGAGCAGAACCTCGCCGACTACTTCAAGGGCAACAACATGAAGTACGAGGTGATCGCGTTCGCGACCGCCGACGAAACTATCAAGGCCTATGAGTCCGGCCGCTGCGACGTGTTCACCTCCGACGTCTCCCAGCTCTATGCCGAACGCCTGAAGGTCGCCAACCCGGCCGAGCACGTCGTACTGCCCGAGGTGATCTCAAAAGAACCGCTCGGGCCGATGGTGCGCCATGGCGACGATCAGTGGTTCGATATCGTGAAATGGACGCTTTATGCGATGGTCGGCGCCGAAGAGCTCGGCTTGACGCAGAAGAATGTGGACGAGATGGCCAAGTCCGACAAGCCTGAGGTCAAGCGCGCCGTCGGCACTGACGGCAATCTGGGCGAGCAACTCGGCCTGACCAAGGACTGGATGGTGCGGGTCGTGAAGGCGGTCGGCAATTACGGCGAGTCCTTCGAGCGCAATGTCGGTTCCGGCTCCAAGCTCGGCATCGCCCGCGGCCTCAACAACCTATGGAGCAAGGGCGGTATCCAGTACGCCCCGCCGATCCGCTAA
- a CDS encoding amino acid ABC transporter permease, whose protein sequence is MAIEPRKPPSQLLPRLQRALGGRAGWSGFVLQLLFVAALAWISYEIVANARANLQAQRITAGFGFLANNAGFDVSQSLIPYSGSDPYTRVFVVGLLNTLLVSVIGIFFATLIGFLVALGRLSPNWLLARISGGYVELIRNLPLLFQILFWYLAVLAALPNPRQSISIFDSFFLSNRGLIIPKPIGEPGFEPFVVALLVAIVAAIMLWRYARRQLFQSGKVIKVWPYALGMVVGLPLLSVLIFGLPVTFEVPVLRGFNFAGGSRLIPEFVALTLALSTYTAAFIAEIVRAGILSVHKGQMEAGSSLGLQRGSVLRLIVIPQAMRVILPPLTNQYLNLTKNSSLAVAIGYPDLVSVFAGTTLSQTGQAIEIIGITMGVYLLISLVTSAIMSFYGWRISRSMGG, encoded by the coding sequence ATGGCCATCGAACCCCGAAAACCTCCGTCGCAGCTACTTCCCAGGCTGCAGCGCGCGCTCGGCGGCCGGGCTGGCTGGAGCGGCTTCGTCCTCCAACTGCTGTTCGTCGCCGCGCTCGCATGGATCTCCTACGAGATCGTCGCCAATGCCCGTGCCAATTTGCAGGCGCAGCGGATCACCGCGGGCTTCGGCTTCCTTGCCAACAATGCCGGCTTTGACGTCAGCCAGAGCCTGATCCCCTATTCGGGGTCCGATCCCTACACGCGGGTCTTTGTGGTTGGCCTGCTGAACACGTTGCTGGTCTCGGTGATCGGCATCTTCTTCGCCACCCTGATCGGCTTCCTGGTTGCTCTCGGCCGGCTGTCGCCGAACTGGCTACTGGCGCGAATCTCGGGCGGCTATGTCGAACTGATCCGCAACCTGCCGCTGCTGTTCCAGATCCTGTTCTGGTATCTCGCGGTGCTCGCCGCTTTGCCCAATCCGCGGCAGAGCATCTCGATCTTCGACAGCTTCTTTCTCAGCAATCGCGGCCTGATCATTCCGAAGCCGATCGGGGAGCCTGGCTTCGAGCCGTTCGTCGTCGCCTTGCTGGTCGCGATCGTCGCCGCGATCATGTTGTGGCGCTACGCGCGCCGTCAGCTCTTCCAAAGCGGCAAGGTGATCAAGGTCTGGCCCTACGCGCTCGGCATGGTTGTCGGCCTGCCGTTGCTCAGCGTGCTGATTTTCGGCCTACCTGTCACGTTTGAGGTGCCCGTGCTCAGGGGCTTCAACTTCGCCGGCGGCTCACGCCTGATACCGGAATTCGTTGCGCTGACGCTGGCGCTGTCGACCTACACGGCGGCCTTCATCGCCGAGATCGTGCGTGCGGGCATTCTTTCGGTGCACAAGGGCCAGATGGAAGCCGGTTCCTCGCTCGGACTGCAGCGCGGTTCGGTGTTGCGGCTGATCGTGATCCCGCAGGCGATGCGCGTGATCCTGCCCCCGCTCACCAACCAGTATCTCAACCTGACCAAGAACTCCTCGCTGGCGGTTGCGATCGGCTATCCCGATCTGGTCTCGGTGTTCGCCGGAACCACGCTGAGCCAGACCGGGCAGGCGATCGAAATCATCGGTATCACCATGGGCGTCTATCTCCTGATCTCGCTGGTCACCAGCGCAATCATGAGTTTCTATGGATGGCGGATCAGCCGGAGCATGGGCGGATGA
- a CDS encoding amino acid ABC transporter permease yields the protein MSDTTASNFVRQDLVPERAAPVKTTGFIGFLRTRLFNSPTNILITIVSLLLLWVTVVPAVKFALVDAVWTGTDRTACLAENVGRPVGACWPFIQAKIYQFIYGFYPEPERWRVNLTFILAAILLVPLLIPRLPAKGPNAILFFVALPVVAFFLLRGGGLGGFGVSWTAGLLSGFNDSIGDGGRKLVAAGEATAVIGSLLWVLGKLIVLVSTVIGWVLLPLTWLRDQIQAFGRPVWTDLAATALIVSALLFWLGGGLRSGWRPLITCLGVFVAIAFVIAVMGLDSGGLPEVDTRLWGGLLVTLVVSVVGIVASMPVGIALALGRRSTIPLIRIFSIAFIEFWRGVPLITVLFFATYMLPLFVPAGFTIDGLMRALIGIALFAGAYQAEVIRGGLAAIPRGQGEAASALGLSWAKTTALIVMPQALRHVIPGLVNSFIALFKDTSLVSIVALFDLLGSLRASFSDPVWSTPTTLFTGFAFVGIIYFVFCFGMSRYSLFVENRLNAHRRN from the coding sequence ATGAGCGACACGACCGCATCCAATTTCGTCCGTCAGGACCTCGTGCCGGAGCGGGCCGCGCCCGTGAAGACCACCGGGTTCATCGGCTTCCTGCGCACGCGGCTGTTCAATTCTCCGACCAATATCCTGATCACGATTGTCAGCCTGTTGCTGCTTTGGGTCACTGTCGTTCCGGCCGTGAAGTTCGCGCTGGTCGATGCGGTCTGGACCGGCACGGATCGGACGGCCTGTCTCGCTGAAAATGTTGGACGCCCGGTCGGCGCCTGTTGGCCGTTCATTCAAGCGAAGATTTACCAGTTCATCTATGGCTTCTACCCGGAGCCGGAGCGCTGGCGCGTCAACCTGACCTTCATTCTTGCCGCCATCCTGCTGGTTCCGCTGCTGATTCCGCGGCTGCCGGCCAAGGGTCCGAACGCCATTCTGTTCTTCGTGGCGTTACCTGTCGTCGCCTTCTTCCTGCTGCGCGGCGGTGGACTGGGGGGCTTCGGCGTGAGCTGGACCGCCGGGCTGCTGTCTGGCTTCAACGATAGCATCGGCGACGGCGGCAGGAAGCTCGTGGCCGCGGGCGAGGCGACGGCCGTTATCGGATCGCTGCTATGGGTCCTCGGCAAGCTGATCGTACTGGTGAGCACGGTGATTGGCTGGGTACTGCTGCCGCTAACCTGGCTGCGCGATCAGATCCAGGCCTTCGGCCGGCCGGTCTGGACCGACCTCGCCGCGACCGCGTTGATCGTGTCGGCGCTGCTGTTCTGGCTCGGTGGCGGCTTGCGGTCCGGCTGGCGTCCGCTCATCACCTGCCTTGGGGTCTTTGTCGCCATCGCCTTCGTGATCGCGGTGATGGGTCTCGACAGCGGTGGACTTCCGGAGGTCGACACGCGGTTGTGGGGCGGCCTGCTGGTGACGCTGGTGGTGTCCGTTGTCGGCATCGTCGCCTCGATGCCGGTCGGCATCGCGCTCGCGCTGGGGCGGCGCTCGACCATTCCGCTGATCCGAATCTTCTCGATTGCCTTCATCGAGTTCTGGCGCGGCGTTCCGCTGATTACCGTGCTGTTCTTTGCAACCTACATGCTGCCGCTGTTCGTGCCTGCCGGCTTCACCATCGACGGGCTGATGCGCGCCCTGATCGGCATCGCGCTGTTTGCCGGTGCGTACCAGGCCGAAGTCATCCGCGGGGGTCTGGCGGCGATTCCGCGCGGACAAGGGGAGGCGGCGAGCGCGCTCGGCCTGTCCTGGGCCAAGACCACGGCGCTGATCGTGATGCCGCAGGCGCTGCGCCATGTCATCCCCGGTCTCGTCAACAGCTTCATCGCGCTGTTCAAGGATACCTCGCTGGTCTCGATCGTTGCGCTGTTCGACCTGCTTGGCAGTCTGCGCGCCTCGTTCTCCGATCCGGTCTGGTCGACACCGACGACGCTGTTTACCGGCTTTGCCTTTGTCGGCATCATCTATTTCGTCTTCTGCTTCGGGATGTCGCGTTACTCGCTGTTCGTCGAGAACCGGCTGAACGCCCATCGTCGCAACTGA